In bacterium, the following are encoded in one genomic region:
- a CDS encoding gamma-glutamyl-gamma-aminobutyrate hydrolase family protein, protein MKNSKPYIFINLCTKSGDEMFYIRRGYIEAITAAGGVPITLPLMANREFAAHVVELADGILLPGSLTDVDPQLYHTEVSPYFGQKGPERDQSDFYLLEEAFKKKIPVFGICFGHQCLNVFCGGSLYQDLPHDVKSDVVHWQNEPYNLPAHNVTVESDTLLHRIFGKSEIAVNSIHHQGVKTVASNLRPMAISPDGLVEAYENRNGGQFLMGVQWHPERMWQDDPEQFKLFKEFVGQAHKWRQENR, encoded by the coding sequence ATGAAGAATTCTAAACCATACATATTCATCAACCTCTGCACGAAAAGCGGGGACGAAATGTTTTACATTCGCAGGGGTTACATTGAAGCCATCACAGCTGCCGGAGGTGTCCCGATTACTCTGCCTTTGATGGCAAATCGCGAGTTTGCAGCTCACGTTGTGGAACTTGCCGATGGGATTCTCTTACCGGGAAGTCTCACAGATGTCGACCCGCAACTCTATCACACCGAAGTGTCTCCTTACTTCGGCCAAAAAGGACCGGAACGCGATCAGTCTGATTTTTATTTGCTGGAAGAAGCTTTCAAAAAGAAAATTCCTGTTTTTGGAATCTGCTTCGGCCACCAGTGTTTGAATGTGTTTTGTGGTGGAAGTTTGTATCAGGATCTGCCACACGATGTGAAAAGTGACGTTGTTCACTGGCAAAATGAACCTTACAATCTTCCAGCTCACAACGTCACTGTCGAATCAGATACGCTGCTGCATCGAATCTTTGGAAAGTCCGAAATTGCGGTCAATAGCATTCATCATCAAGGTGTAAAAACAGTCGCGAGCAACCTTCGACCCATGGCAATCTCACCGGACGGACTCGTGGAAGCCTACGAGAATCGCAATGGCGGACAATTCCTCATGGGAGTGCAATGGCATCCGGAAAGAATGTGGCAGGACGATCCGGAACAATTCAAACTGTTTAAAGAGTTTGTCGGACAGGCCCACAAGTGGCGTCAGGAAAATCGTTAA
- a CDS encoding radical SAM protein — translation MIVTEIFKSIQGESSFAGWPCSFIRTTGCNLRCVWCDTEYAFTGGKEMSVPEILKAIEPFYCELVELTGGEPLLQAELPALALELLGKNHKVLVETSGALDISVLPPEVIKIMDIKCPDSGMMNEMNWTNLEKLSPSDELKFVINSRTDYDWSVKILYDYKLYERNLVLFSPVYQKMPPQQLAEWILEDNLPVRFQIQLHKVLWGETPGR, via the coding sequence ATGATTGTCACGGAAATCTTCAAATCCATACAGGGAGAGTCCTCCTTTGCAGGATGGCCATGCAGTTTCATCCGGACAACCGGTTGCAATTTGCGTTGCGTCTGGTGCGATACCGAATATGCGTTTACAGGCGGAAAAGAAATGAGTGTTCCGGAAATCCTGAAAGCGATTGAACCCTTTTATTGTGAGCTGGTTGAGCTCACCGGAGGAGAACCTTTGCTTCAGGCGGAGCTTCCGGCGCTCGCCCTTGAACTCCTGGGAAAAAATCATAAAGTTTTGGTGGAAACTAGTGGCGCACTTGACATCAGCGTCCTGCCGCCAGAAGTTATTAAGATCATGGACATTAAGTGTCCCGACAGTGGCATGATGAATGAGATGAACTGGACCAATCTGGAAAAACTGAGCCCTAGCGACGAGCTCAAATTCGTAATAAATAGCCGCACGGACTATGATTGGTCAGTCAAGATATTGTATGACTATAAACTTTATGAGCGAAATCTGGTATTATTTTCACCGGTTTATCAAAAGATGCCTCCCCAACAACTGGCCGAATGGATTCTAGAAGACAATCTTCCCGTGCGGTTTCAAATTCAGTTGCATAAGGTGCTGTGGGGAGAGACTCCAGGGAGATGA